Proteins co-encoded in one Pedosphaera parvula Ellin514 genomic window:
- a CDS encoding DUF1800 domain-containing protein, giving the protein MLKPISKKKWDFNAAAHLLNRAGFGGAPAEIEHLTKLGPTQAVISFVDYESNTESVTPPEWAKPDPGRVDRYMEIRKAEPSKRQELIREEQRTQRQHVVELKYWWLKRMAEGPRPLQEKMTLFWHGHFATSVEKVKDAYLMWKQNELFREQATGNWLKLLVAVAKDPAMLIWLDQAQSRKEHPNENFAREVMELFTLGEGHYTEKDITEAARALTGWTYDRINQQFEERSRLHDGGSKTVLGKAGDLTGEDVLEQIVAQPQAARFITAKIWNFFAGQMPSEELTTALADVFRKSGNNFKPLLKTIFLSEEFYAETIVRNQVKSPVQWLVGSVRILQRELPPPFVCFGLTKNLGQDLFQPPNVKGWDGGLSWITTNNLLARYNEAAVLVQGDLSMVRGINLAANPNAGGAAGKGFMDRMANMKLRPVDAEKLLSAEERASKEKLVAALEKRLLQTRLRGKQEATLKDYLDGQATLDDSVILNTIRLIMSTPEYQLT; this is encoded by the coding sequence TAACGCAGCCGCCCACTTGCTGAATCGGGCTGGATTTGGAGGCGCACCTGCGGAAATTGAGCATTTAACCAAGCTTGGACCGACTCAGGCAGTAATATCGTTCGTGGATTATGAAAGTAATACTGAGAGTGTCACACCGCCGGAATGGGCAAAGCCAGATCCTGGCCGTGTGGACCGATACATGGAGATTCGCAAAGCGGAACCCAGCAAGCGCCAGGAATTGATTCGCGAGGAGCAAAGAACTCAACGTCAGCACGTGGTCGAGCTTAAGTATTGGTGGTTGAAGCGCATGGCAGAGGGGCCGCGGCCGTTGCAGGAGAAAATGACGCTGTTCTGGCACGGCCATTTTGCCACGAGCGTGGAAAAGGTAAAAGACGCCTATCTGATGTGGAAGCAGAACGAGCTTTTTCGGGAGCAGGCCACGGGGAATTGGTTGAAGTTGCTCGTTGCGGTCGCCAAAGACCCGGCGATGCTAATCTGGCTGGACCAGGCGCAAAGTCGCAAGGAGCATCCCAATGAAAATTTTGCCCGCGAAGTAATGGAGTTGTTTACCTTGGGCGAGGGGCATTATACCGAAAAAGATATTACGGAGGCGGCTCGTGCGTTGACTGGATGGACTTACGACCGAATTAACCAGCAGTTTGAAGAGCGTTCGCGGCTGCACGATGGCGGGAGCAAAACTGTATTGGGCAAGGCTGGTGATTTGACGGGTGAGGATGTTTTGGAACAAATTGTCGCGCAACCTCAGGCGGCCAGGTTTATCACGGCGAAAATCTGGAACTTCTTTGCCGGTCAAATGCCTTCCGAGGAGCTGACTACGGCGTTGGCGGATGTGTTCCGGAAATCGGGCAATAATTTCAAACCGCTGCTCAAGACCATTTTCCTAAGTGAGGAATTTTATGCTGAGACCATCGTTCGGAACCAGGTGAAAAGTCCGGTTCAATGGCTGGTTGGGAGCGTTCGAATTCTTCAGCGGGAGTTGCCGCCACCCTTTGTATGTTTTGGATTAACTAAAAATTTGGGGCAGGATTTATTCCAACCGCCCAACGTCAAGGGTTGGGACGGCGGCTTGAGCTGGATAACCACGAACAATCTGTTGGCGCGTTACAACGAGGCGGCAGTGCTGGTGCAAGGCGATCTTTCGATGGTCCGGGGAATTAATCTGGCGGCCAACCCAAATGCAGGTGGTGCTGCTGGAAAAGGGTTCATGGACCGGATGGCCAATATGAAGTTGCGGCCGGTGGACGCGGAAAAGCTGCTCTCCGCTGAAGAGCGTGCGAGCAAGGAGAAACTGGTTGCGGCCCTTGAAAAAAGATTGTTGCAGACTCGATTGCGAGGCAAGCAGGAGGCAACTTTGAAGGATTATTTGGATGGCCAGGCCACGCTGGATGACAGCGTGATTTTAAATACCATTCGACTCATCATGAGCACGCCAGAGTATCAATTGACTTAA